In Alteribacter keqinensis, a single window of DNA contains:
- a CDS encoding DUF3243 domain-containing protein, with translation MANTKQQAEEKIQAMPEQKKEEILDSFGRFQDYLADKIKKGEKVGFSEEQIAKGAERVAEYLKNHEEPKNTEEKLLQEMWKVADDEEKHQIAHVLVKLAKKEGN, from the coding sequence ATGGCAAATACAAAACAGCAGGCAGAAGAGAAAATTCAGGCGATGCCCGAGCAGAAGAAGGAAGAAATTCTTGACAGCTTCGGAAGATTCCAGGACTACCTGGCTGATAAGATTAAAAAAGGAGAAAAAGTCGGCTTTAGTGAAGAACAGATCGCCAAAGGAGCCGAACGGGTGGCAGAATACCTTAAGAACCATGAAGAGCCAAAAAACACAGAAGAAAAGCTTCTGCAGGAAATGTGGAAGGTAGCAGACGATGAGGAAAAACATCAGATCGCCCACGTATTGGTGAAGCTTGCGAAAAAAGAAGGGAATTAA
- a CDS encoding histidine kinase, with protein MDIHKMENREQKAKQFMLVTSILGFIVMLAAGFQAALPFSWSIFLLLVTFLFITEFFAIPVWKGATTLGFPIVFTMDLLFGLPLTLVVYGVVILCVNALQKRSVHILSFNAAQLVISFLGAKGLMLIFAPVLGRSLETLPETMSYTALFTLLFYVINHTFVDLVLLIRPQPYRFRDWKQKTTVESVGMMISIVYLGLFFLLGNQNRGEVVDIFSFFFFFSPLVALSLIGASNVKLRREKDRLLGLVNLNEDLNERIPDKKWLAGVEKNLSKLFEYDGIGIWTKEGSTWINQLSLGIADPKKERTNLDSFEEKYRELTLAPSPIQKDEQVRNSFHPYVKTAVLCPLKVEGDTAGFILIGKTRSGRIRPEESKMMKALVNQLEVLMKGRSLIDEREHRMILQERNRIAREIHDGIAQSVAAAVMKLEVAKRQAPGKPDKAFELLHQVIPELRSSLSEIRESIYALRPFPTEEHGLVQALKEEADRVRSLEKGTQITLTIKGDVPILKPEKEKLVYTTFKESVQNALKHAGTASADIVLTSTEDEVILEVSDAGVGFVLKEALIKARKGKHFGIVNMSEEAGRNGASFQIDSEAGKGTKITLSVPADR; from the coding sequence ATGGATATTCATAAAATGGAAAATAGAGAACAAAAAGCAAAACAATTCATGCTTGTAACGAGTATCCTTGGTTTTATTGTGATGCTGGCTGCAGGCTTTCAGGCGGCACTGCCTTTTTCGTGGTCAATTTTTCTTTTGCTGGTGACCTTTCTTTTTATTACAGAATTTTTTGCAATTCCTGTATGGAAAGGAGCTACAACCCTTGGATTTCCTATTGTTTTTACAATGGATTTACTGTTTGGGCTGCCGTTAACCCTGGTTGTATATGGGGTGGTTATTCTTTGTGTGAACGCATTGCAGAAGCGTTCCGTTCATATTCTTTCTTTTAATGCAGCACAGCTTGTGATCAGCTTTCTTGGTGCAAAAGGCCTGATGCTTATCTTTGCGCCTGTTTTGGGACGTAGTCTGGAAACGCTCCCCGAAACGATGTCTTATACAGCGTTGTTTACGCTTTTATTTTACGTAATCAACCATACCTTCGTTGACTTGGTTCTGCTGATCAGACCCCAGCCCTACAGGTTCCGTGACTGGAAGCAGAAAACAACTGTTGAATCCGTAGGGATGATGATCTCCATCGTCTATCTCGGACTGTTTTTTTTACTCGGCAACCAGAACCGGGGAGAGGTCGTTGATATTTTTTCTTTCTTCTTTTTCTTCTCGCCTCTTGTAGCCCTGTCTCTCATTGGTGCAAGTAATGTTAAGTTAAGAAGAGAGAAGGACAGGCTGTTGGGGCTTGTGAATCTAAACGAGGATTTAAATGAGCGGATACCGGATAAAAAATGGCTCGCAGGTGTGGAAAAAAACCTGTCCAAGTTATTTGAGTACGACGGGATCGGCATCTGGACTAAAGAAGGGAGCACATGGATAAACCAGTTAAGTCTGGGGATAGCAGATCCAAAGAAAGAGCGGACAAATCTTGATTCGTTCGAAGAAAAGTACCGGGAGCTTACATTGGCCCCTTCACCTATACAAAAAGACGAGCAGGTAAGAAACAGCTTTCATCCTTATGTGAAAACAGCGGTACTGTGCCCTCTTAAAGTAGAAGGGGACACGGCAGGGTTTATCCTGATCGGAAAAACAAGGTCCGGTCGGATTCGTCCGGAAGAAAGCAAAATGATGAAAGCATTGGTAAACCAGCTTGAGGTCCTGATGAAGGGGAGAAGCCTGATCGATGAAAGGGAACACCGGATGATTCTTCAGGAGCGTAACCGCATCGCAAGGGAAATTCATGACGGCATTGCACAGTCAGTTGCAGCGGCCGTAATGAAGCTTGAAGTGGCAAAACGCCAGGCGCCAGGGAAGCCCGACAAAGCTTTTGAACTTCTTCATCAGGTCATTCCTGAATTGAGGAGCAGCTTATCTGAAATCCGGGAATCCATTTATGCTCTGCGCCCTTTTCCCACAGAAGAGCACGGTCTTGTGCAGGCTCTTAAAGAAGAGGCAGACCGGGTAAGAAGCCTGGAAAAAGGAACGCAGATTACCCTTACTATAAAAGGGGATGTCCCCATCCTTAAGCCGGAAAAAGAAAAACTCGTCTATACGACTTTTAAAGAGAGTGTCCAAAATGCATTAAAGCATGCAGGAACAGCCAGTGCAGACATTGTCCTTACTTCAACTGAGGATGAAGTCATCCTTGAAGTCAGTGACGCCGGTGTGGGATTTGTCCTTAAGGAAGCGTTAATTAAAGCCAGGAAAGGGAAACACTTTGGCATAGTAAATATGAGTGAAGAAGCAGGCAGAAACGGCGCTTCCTTTCAAATAGACAGTGAAGCCGGTAAAGGAACGAAGATAACACTTTCAGTACCTGCAGACAGATAA
- a CDS encoding catalase, protein MENKKLTTNQGVPIEDNQNSRTAGQNGPTLLEDYQLIEKLAHFDRERVPERVVHARGAGAHGVFKVKNSMKRYTKAHFLQNEGQETPVFVRFSTVIHGTHSPETLRDPRGFSIKFYTEEGNYDFVGNNLPVFFIRDAMKFPDMVHSLKPDPRTNVQDPDRYWDFMSLRPESTNMMIHLFSDEGIPASYRNMRGSSVHAFKWVNEFGNMTYVKLRWVPKEGIKNLSADEAEKIQGEEFNHATIDLYNAIEDGHYPEWDLYVQFLAPEDLDNYDFNPLDTTKDWFEEDFPYHHVGTMTLNKNPDNVFAETESVGFNPGVLVPGIEPSEDKMLQGRLFSYSDTQRHRVGPNYLQLPINCPFAKVNNNQRDGFMPVGQQTSRINYEPNRYEDTPKEDKSQSEYRAPVEGVTGRQPIEKKNDFGQAGHVWRRYSKEEQEAVIRNLTDDLSEVAEETVLRVVCNFYRADEELGKTLAEKLNVDITPYLEAAQQQSSK, encoded by the coding sequence ATGGAAAACAAGAAACTGACCACAAACCAGGGTGTCCCGATTGAGGATAACCAGAATTCGAGAACGGCAGGCCAGAACGGCCCGACACTGCTGGAGGATTATCAGCTCATCGAAAAACTTGCGCACTTTGACCGTGAACGCGTACCTGAGCGTGTTGTACACGCCCGTGGTGCCGGTGCACACGGTGTCTTTAAAGTGAAGAACAGTATGAAGCGTTACACGAAAGCGCATTTTCTGCAGAATGAAGGACAGGAAACGCCTGTCTTTGTGCGCTTTTCCACTGTAATCCATGGTACGCATTCTCCTGAGACTCTCCGAGATCCGCGAGGGTTCTCTATCAAATTCTATACAGAAGAAGGAAACTATGATTTTGTAGGAAACAACCTTCCCGTTTTCTTCATCCGCGATGCGATGAAGTTTCCGGATATGGTTCACTCGTTAAAACCTGACCCCCGGACCAATGTTCAGGATCCTGATCGTTACTGGGATTTCATGAGCCTGCGTCCGGAATCAACAAATATGATGATTCATCTGTTCTCAGACGAAGGTATCCCGGCATCCTACCGGAACATGCGGGGATCTAGTGTTCATGCTTTCAAATGGGTAAATGAATTTGGAAATATGACTTATGTGAAACTCCGTTGGGTACCGAAAGAAGGCATCAAGAATCTTTCTGCAGACGAAGCGGAAAAAATTCAGGGTGAAGAATTTAACCATGCAACAATTGATCTTTACAACGCAATTGAGGATGGTCATTATCCTGAGTGGGATCTTTATGTCCAGTTTCTGGCTCCGGAAGATCTTGATAACTATGACTTCAACCCGCTGGATACCACCAAAGACTGGTTTGAAGAAGACTTTCCGTATCATCATGTTGGAACAATGACGCTGAATAAAAACCCGGACAACGTTTTTGCGGAAACAGAATCTGTCGGTTTTAACCCGGGAGTGCTTGTACCTGGTATCGAGCCATCGGAAGACAAAATGCTTCAGGGACGTCTGTTCTCCTACTCTGACACCCAGCGTCACCGTGTAGGACCAAACTACCTCCAGCTTCCGATCAACTGTCCTTTTGCGAAAGTGAACAATAACCAGCGTGACGGATTTATGCCGGTCGGCCAGCAGACAAGCCGTATCAACTATGAGCCGAACCGCTATGAAGATACACCGAAAGAAGATAAGTCCCAGTCTGAGTACCGGGCTCCTGTTGAAGGGGTAACCGGCCGTCAGCCCATTGAAAAGAAAAATGACTTCGGCCAGGCAGGCCATGTATGGCGCCGCTATTCCAAGGAAGAGCAGGAGGCTGTGATCCGTAATTTAACGGATGACCTGAGCGAGGTAGCAGAAGAAACGGTGCTTCGAGTTGTATGTAACTTTTACCGCGCTGATGAAGAGCTTGGGAAAACCCTTGCTGAAAAACTGAATGTGGATATAACACCTTACCTTGAAGCCGCCCAGCAGCAAAGCTCAAAATAA
- a CDS encoding protoglobin domain-containing protein, protein MNTTLSLSTEKELGIIRGIQPFISTHIETIVDQFYTNLSTNSGLTDIIKDHSSFDRLKQTLRKHIEEMFSGTIDQSFIDQRIKIARVHVKIGLETKWYMCAFQDLLQSVGRVLEEEVADPNQRFQALLAVSKILNIEQQLVLEAYEAENERLRNEGFAAEEALKLKVSGTSEELAALSEETSASIDDLRNKVKVVLEFSQTGAGSSGRVDTLQKKDR, encoded by the coding sequence TTGAACACCACATTATCACTTTCTACTGAAAAAGAACTCGGGATCATAAGAGGGATTCAGCCTTTTATCTCTACCCATATCGAAACAATCGTAGACCAGTTTTACACAAACCTTTCCACAAACAGCGGGCTCACAGATATTATTAAAGACCACAGTTCCTTTGACAGGTTAAAACAAACCTTAAGAAAACATATTGAAGAAATGTTCAGCGGCACTATTGACCAAAGCTTTATTGATCAGCGGATAAAGATTGCCAGGGTCCACGTAAAAATCGGCCTGGAAACAAAGTGGTATATGTGCGCTTTTCAGGATTTACTGCAGTCTGTGGGGCGAGTATTGGAAGAGGAGGTTGCCGATCCCAATCAACGTTTTCAGGCACTGCTGGCAGTTTCAAAGATCCTGAACATTGAGCAGCAGCTTGTACTTGAAGCGTACGAAGCAGAGAATGAAAGACTCCGCAATGAAGGGTTTGCTGCCGAAGAAGCCTTGAAATTAAAAGTCAGTGGAACATCTGAAGAGCTGGCAGCTTTGTCTGAAGAAACAAGTGCTTCCATTGACGACTTAAGGAATAAAGTAAAAGTGGTGCTGGAATTCAGCCAGACAGGAGCCGGTTCTTCAGGCAGGGTGGATACCCTCCAAAAGAAGGACAGGTAA
- a CDS encoding transglutaminase domain-containing protein codes for MGYFQKKAWLLTASLVVLAGCSDEEEAATEELTHTGATEEETEEKEEETVLADEEIERLSAQAGVETKPQNLARYAGEIGLTLTSPVYQEYATNNKVKIEGHIEHTENLQSERMWLNIRYTGNKDLPYNNTMDHYIPIEADGSFSKEVLLHGGEGDHRVIVRAPSTTEGEENRYYDVTTLAVAKMSDELDREIETTASASEHELVIHQPETGLIEADGTFTISGELPLAEDDHSLIATVKGEGPGESEDLRIGIENGAFQSEIPLYFGEAWHEITLSVYNPEDELYYEAATIFVYNQSDEQFAEVEYFRDYFDRGVTLTYPTALKALTLSENTYRFAGEIDPDIPGADEIEQMIVTTEFEGEEEATYYLPVENYQFDGDVWLRFGEGKYEITVSVPDLEDEEENFFRYKGVARFKHQVTGVEDERSLLPSRGIESDHEDIQSLAQDLTKGLDSDREKAKAVYDYLTNNIAYDVEKFNERLFELDDSAVKTLELQKGVCQDYAFLGVALLRSIGMEANYVGGMATTGLMSRERHAWVEVKVDGEWIEMDPTWGAGYIDSETDEFVFRYSEDYFDPDEDFLSSTHSRQEIMY; via the coding sequence ATGGGGTATTTTCAAAAGAAAGCCTGGCTTCTGACGGCATCTTTGGTTGTGCTTGCGGGTTGCAGCGATGAAGAGGAAGCTGCTACAGAAGAACTGACACATACGGGTGCCACAGAGGAAGAAACAGAAGAAAAGGAAGAGGAAACGGTTCTGGCAGATGAGGAGATTGAACGGCTAAGTGCCCAGGCGGGGGTTGAGACAAAGCCTCAAAATCTGGCCCGCTATGCCGGAGAGATCGGCCTTACCCTCACATCTCCTGTATACCAGGAATATGCAACGAATAATAAAGTTAAAATTGAAGGCCATATTGAACATACGGAGAACCTTCAGAGTGAGCGGATGTGGTTAAACATCAGGTACACAGGAAATAAGGACCTTCCGTATAACAACACGATGGATCACTATATTCCCATTGAGGCTGACGGTTCTTTTTCCAAAGAGGTTCTCCTCCACGGTGGTGAAGGGGACCACCGGGTGATTGTCCGGGCTCCAAGTACGACAGAAGGAGAAGAAAACCGTTATTATGATGTAACGACACTAGCTGTTGCCAAAATGTCAGATGAACTAGATAGAGAAATTGAAACAACCGCTTCTGCTTCTGAACACGAGCTTGTGATTCATCAGCCGGAGACCGGGCTGATTGAGGCAGACGGCACCTTTACTATTTCAGGAGAACTGCCACTGGCGGAAGATGATCACAGTCTGATCGCTACTGTAAAGGGAGAAGGGCCCGGTGAAAGTGAGGATTTGAGGATCGGGATTGAAAATGGAGCGTTCCAAAGTGAGATCCCTCTTTATTTCGGTGAAGCCTGGCACGAAATCACTTTAAGCGTGTACAACCCTGAAGATGAGCTTTATTATGAAGCGGCGACCATCTTTGTTTATAATCAGTCAGATGAACAATTTGCAGAGGTGGAGTATTTCCGTGATTACTTTGACCGTGGTGTAACATTAACCTATCCGACTGCATTGAAGGCGTTAACTCTTTCTGAAAATACATACCGTTTCGCCGGTGAAATCGACCCTGACATTCCGGGAGCTGACGAAATTGAGCAGATGATTGTAACAACGGAATTCGAAGGGGAAGAAGAAGCGACATATTATCTTCCGGTAGAAAACTACCAGTTTGACGGGGACGTATGGCTCCGTTTTGGAGAAGGAAAATACGAGATTACCGTCAGTGTGCCGGATCTTGAGGATGAGGAAGAGAACTTTTTCAGGTATAAGGGAGTCGCCCGGTTCAAACATCAGGTAACAGGGGTCGAAGATGAGCGGAGTCTTCTGCCTTCAAGGGGGATTGAGTCGGATCATGAAGACATTCAAAGCCTGGCTCAGGATTTAACAAAAGGACTTGATTCTGACCGTGAAAAAGCGAAGGCAGTCTATGACTACCTCACCAATAACATTGCCTATGATGTGGAAAAATTCAACGAACGTCTGTTTGAGCTTGATGACAGTGCGGTAAAGACCCTTGAGCTGCAAAAAGGGGTTTGTCAGGACTATGCCTTTCTTGGGGTTGCCCTTCTCCGTTCCATCGGTATGGAAGCCAACTACGTGGGCGGTATGGCGACAACCGGTTTGATGTCGAGGGAACGTCATGCATGGGTAGAAGTTAAGGTAGACGGTGAATGGATTGAAATGGACCCAACCTGGGGAGCAGGGTACATTGACAGTGAAACAGATGAGTTTGTCTTCCGCTATTCTGAAGACTACTTCGATCCTGACGAAGATTTCCTGAGCAGCACCCACAGCAGACAGGAAATTATGTATTAA
- a CDS encoding methyl-accepting chemotaxis protein, translated as MKFITLFKWLGALSLILAAAMVFVLISFYQSIQEYTGTTEREKEWQSLGAELTAASDYLTNQARQFAVTGDTVYYDNYWREVNETQTREAVISRLEEMNTPEEELALLEQASQMSDALVSTEDTALQAGLSGDLETATDLMFNDFYEEQKSMIMTPVEEFQQIVNTRASNEADGAQAHMNLLLMVAAIIIALFLFLISFTFITLYLRVLKKLPTIISFANRVAEGDLTIDLLNDDGKDEMAELSTSVNKMGLNLKALIVRIAASSSNVLQSSIKMNTNATATNQSALEMDQAFQYITEGTRHQLASSKEIRQTMDEMTAGIQRVAEFAGDLSERSVDVSNTSAQGQELVDQSVSQMEKINVNSEQAAEKVTALRNDSREISQIIQMITDIADQTNLLALNAAIEAARAGDAGRGFSVVAEEVRKLSEETRGSAGKIKSLITSIQTNMDASLEKIEEGAKETSEGTALIKKLDTMFVSIQKEIVALSTGVTDMSAISEEMSASSEEINASVQQMADTSTQSMETVTNASGHVDHQVKQSDEMTQSASELTSLAQDLRKEIEHFKYTESNREESISSKKLEISPEAAKQKSA; from the coding sequence TTGAAATTTATCACGTTATTTAAATGGTTAGGAGCCTTATCCCTCATCTTAGCTGCAGCAATGGTTTTCGTACTGATTTCTTTTTATCAGAGTATCCAGGAGTATACGGGGACAACTGAGCGTGAAAAAGAGTGGCAGTCGCTGGGAGCAGAACTTACGGCAGCATCCGATTATCTTACAAACCAGGCCAGACAATTTGCTGTTACAGGTGACACGGTCTACTACGACAATTACTGGAGAGAAGTAAATGAAACGCAGACCAGAGAAGCTGTTATCAGCCGTTTGGAAGAAATGAACACTCCCGAGGAGGAGCTTGCCTTACTGGAACAGGCCAGTCAAATGTCCGATGCTCTTGTCAGTACCGAGGATACTGCCCTTCAGGCTGGACTGTCAGGTGATCTTGAAACCGCAACAGACCTGATGTTCAACGACTTTTACGAAGAGCAGAAGTCTATGATCATGACGCCGGTCGAAGAGTTCCAGCAAATCGTTAATACCCGGGCCTCCAACGAAGCAGACGGCGCTCAGGCCCACATGAATCTTTTACTTATGGTAGCTGCAATCATCATAGCTCTGTTTCTGTTTCTCATTTCATTTACGTTTATCACTCTTTATCTGAGGGTTCTCAAAAAGCTTCCAACGATCATTTCCTTTGCCAACAGAGTAGCTGAAGGCGACTTGACAATTGATCTGCTTAACGATGATGGTAAAGATGAAATGGCCGAACTCTCCACCTCTGTTAATAAAATGGGGCTGAATCTGAAGGCCCTGATCGTCAGGATTGCTGCCAGTTCGAGCAACGTGTTGCAATCTTCCATTAAAATGAATACAAATGCCACTGCCACCAACCAGTCCGCTTTGGAAATGGACCAGGCTTTTCAGTATATAACAGAAGGTACCAGGCATCAGCTGGCTTCCTCGAAAGAAATCCGCCAGACAATGGATGAAATGACTGCGGGTATTCAGCGTGTAGCCGAGTTCGCCGGTGATTTATCCGAACGAAGCGTGGATGTAAGCAACACAAGCGCCCAGGGTCAGGAATTAGTGGACCAGAGTGTAAGCCAGATGGAAAAAATTAATGTAAATTCTGAGCAGGCCGCTGAGAAGGTAACGGCTCTCCGTAACGACTCGAGGGAGATCAGCCAGATTATCCAAATGATTACCGATATTGCTGACCAGACAAACCTTCTTGCACTTAATGCTGCCATCGAAGCGGCCAGAGCAGGTGATGCGGGAAGAGGTTTCTCTGTAGTTGCTGAAGAAGTGCGCAAGCTTTCAGAAGAAACGAGAGGCTCCGCCGGTAAAATTAAATCCCTGATTACGTCTATCCAGACGAATATGGATGCTTCTCTGGAGAAAATTGAGGAAGGCGCAAAAGAAACTTCTGAAGGGACAGCGTTAATTAAAAAACTCGATACCATGTTTGTTTCCATTCAAAAAGAAATTGTAGCCTTGTCAACCGGTGTGACCGACATGTCGGCAATTTCTGAAGAGATGTCAGCCAGTTCAGAAGAAATTAATGCGTCGGTACAACAAATGGCCGATACATCCACCCAGTCTATGGAGACGGTAACAAATGCCTCCGGCCATGTAGACCATCAAGTGAAACAGAGTGACGAGATGACGCAATCCGCCAGTGAATTAACCTCTCTTGCCCAGGATCTGAGAAAAGAAATCGAGCACTTTAAATATACAGAATCAAATCGTGAAGAATCTATTTCATCAAAAAAACTTGAGATTAGTCCGGAGGCAGCAAAGCAAAAATCAGCATAA
- a CDS encoding response regulator has product MPAIMIIDDHAVLRDGLKTIFSMEDDFTVVAEAETAKEALEKLTGIIPDVIIMDINLPGENGVDLTKRIKEKYKGIKVLILTMHKHEEYFMAAIRNGADGYVLKDAPSEEVVTAVRTLMTGEAVIPSSMTRTLLTMHQQPEQEKADKELTEREKEVLDCLVKGLSNKEVAEELLISDKTVKIHVSNIFKKLGVKSRSQAVIHAIQHQLVSIPE; this is encoded by the coding sequence ATGCCAGCGATTATGATTATTGATGATCATGCAGTGTTAAGAGATGGTTTAAAAACGATATTCTCCATGGAAGACGATTTTACAGTTGTGGCGGAAGCGGAAACAGCCAAAGAAGCTCTGGAAAAGCTTACGGGGATCATACCGGATGTAATTATTATGGATATCAATCTTCCAGGGGAAAACGGAGTGGACCTGACTAAAAGAATTAAGGAAAAGTACAAAGGAATAAAAGTACTTATCCTAACGATGCATAAGCATGAAGAATATTTTATGGCAGCCATAAGGAATGGCGCTGACGGATACGTATTGAAGGATGCACCGTCGGAGGAAGTAGTCACAGCGGTTCGTACGTTGATGACGGGAGAGGCGGTCATCCCGTCATCCATGACAAGAACGTTACTGACGATGCATCAGCAGCCAGAGCAGGAAAAAGCAGACAAAGAACTCACAGAACGTGAAAAGGAAGTGCTTGACTGCCTTGTAAAAGGGCTCAGCAACAAAGAAGTGGCAGAGGAGCTTCTAATCAGTGATAAAACAGTAAAGATCCATGTAAGCAATATCTTTAAAAAGCTTGGTGTGAAAAGCCGTTCCCAGGCCGTTATCCATGCGATCCAGCACCAGCTGGTTTCTATTCCCGAATAG
- a CDS encoding methyl-accepting chemotaxis protein, which produces MRNHMDEISSEIDSLKEMSEKINNIVSIVQSIADQTNLLALNAGIEAARGFNVVATEVRKLAEQTKISVSDVSGLIAQIKERVGTVSNYAKQIEVLVESSNGGLSEASEFFSNIVRETEQAREQNTNVEKELSGVSFVIDEMNEAIRQLAVTADHLNDETSTL; this is translated from the coding sequence ATCCGAAACCATATGGATGAAATTTCTTCAGAAATTGATTCACTTAAAGAGATGTCTGAGAAAATAAACAACATCGTTTCCATTGTTCAATCCATTGCCGACCAAACAAACCTCCTTGCGTTAAATGCAGGTATTGAAGCCGCAAGAGGGTTCAACGTGGTTGCCACGGAAGTAAGGAAGCTCGCAGAGCAAACAAAAATCTCCGTAAGCGACGTCTCCGGTCTGATTGCGCAAATAAAGGAAAGAGTGGGAACTGTCTCAAACTATGCAAAACAGATCGAGGTTCTGGTTGAAAGCAGTAACGGGGGACTGTCAGAAGCGAGTGAGTTTTTCAGTAATATTGTTCGTGAAACAGAACAGGCCCGTGAACAGAATACCAATGTTGAAAAAGAACTTTCCGGCGTTTCGTTTGTGATTGATGAGATGAATGAAGCGATCCGCCAGCTGGCAGTCACAGCTGATCATTTGAATGATGAAACGAGTACACTTTAA
- a CDS encoding S8 family serine peptidase has protein sequence MKNLIKGAVSLVLVLALFFPAGTTSKAITGPLLSLDPVLDSKLMEKLEGAELAEVIITFHGDEALAESELALLQGIGLTDLLTFENLPMAGAVVTKDQVDALSEMDDVLSVYLNEELTYYNADSRDITRVDEVRSDEGFKENNGGLPVTGEGVGVLVNDSGVDGTHEDHKFGDNLVQNVLGTFNLNSLSGILPVTYLENVPNTDTNSGHGTHVAGTVGGTGAKSDGKYEGVAPGADLIGYGSGAVILMLDGIGGFDYALANQERYGIQVITNSWGSSGDFDPFHPINIASKQAYDAGIVVLFAAGNEGPEENTHNPYAKAPWVISVAAGNKDGTLADFSSRGTEGKGGSFEIAGEEWEWKDEPTLTAPGVDIISTRVIAPLSALAIEKDLEYIDLEHIPYYTTMSGTSMATPHVAGIVALMLEANPDLSPDEVKTILQDTASEMEGRASWEAGAGYADAYEAVRLSFQQ, from the coding sequence ATGAAAAACTTAATAAAAGGCGCGGTTTCACTGGTCCTGGTGCTTGCCCTGTTTTTCCCCGCGGGCACAACAAGCAAGGCGATAACAGGACCGCTCCTATCCTTGGATCCGGTACTTGATTCCAAGTTAATGGAAAAACTAGAGGGGGCAGAACTTGCTGAAGTTATTATTACTTTTCACGGTGATGAAGCACTGGCAGAAAGTGAACTGGCACTCCTTCAAGGCATCGGCTTAACTGACTTATTAACCTTCGAAAATCTGCCGATGGCAGGGGCAGTTGTAACAAAAGACCAGGTAGATGCTCTTTCTGAAATGGATGATGTTTTATCTGTCTACCTGAACGAAGAACTTACGTATTATAACGCCGACTCAAGAGACATAACGAGAGTGGATGAAGTGCGAAGTGATGAAGGATTCAAAGAAAACAACGGCGGCCTTCCTGTTACCGGTGAAGGTGTCGGTGTTCTCGTCAATGACAGCGGTGTGGACGGCACACATGAGGATCATAAATTCGGAGATAATCTTGTACAAAATGTTCTTGGGACATTCAACTTGAACAGCTTGAGCGGAATTTTACCTGTAACCTATCTGGAGAACGTACCAAACACGGATACGAATTCCGGTCACGGAACACACGTAGCAGGTACGGTTGGAGGAACGGGTGCAAAGTCTGATGGTAAATACGAAGGTGTTGCTCCAGGGGCAGACCTCATTGGATACGGATCTGGCGCAGTCATTCTTATGCTGGATGGGATCGGCGGCTTTGACTATGCCCTTGCCAACCAGGAACGCTATGGTATTCAGGTGATTACTAACTCATGGGGATCATCTGGAGACTTCGATCCTTTCCACCCGATTAACATTGCAAGTAAACAAGCGTATGATGCCGGTATTGTTGTCTTGTTTGCAGCAGGTAACGAAGGACCCGAAGAGAATACCCATAACCCTTATGCAAAAGCGCCGTGGGTGATTTCAGTAGCTGCAGGTAACAAAGATGGTACCCTGGCTGATTTCTCTTCACGGGGAACAGAAGGTAAAGGCGGCTCTTTTGAAATTGCCGGCGAAGAATGGGAGTGGAAAGATGAGCCGACACTCACAGCCCCTGGAGTGGATATCATCTCCACACGGGTCATTGCTCCTCTTTCTGCTTTAGCGATTGAAAAAGACCTGGAATACATTGACCTTGAGCATATCCCTTACTACACAACCATGAGCGGAACATCAATGGCAACCCCTCACGTAGCCGGTATTGTTGCATTGATGCTTGAAGCAAATCCTGATCTTTCGCCGGACGAGGTGAAAACAATCCTTCAGGACACAGCGTCTGAGATGGAAGGAAGGGCGTCGTGGGAAGCGGGTGCAGGATATGCAGATGCTTATGAAGCAGTCCGGCTATCGTTTCAACAGTAA